Proteins co-encoded in one Arthrobacter alpinus genomic window:
- a CDS encoding ABC transporter permease — protein sequence MNRWTAVIGQELLCTARERLPQLLLAVFVGMIAASAFIGSSARASVTGVYREVLSQGLTTAPNPFDTFSPLYYARNTVIYIVLIGALLAIVIGARSTLRDRQARTTDLILSRDVHTSSYLGAKLTGLALFVLLLLAAATVINIGCVSVVTGHILSLSDGARIAGLYVLAWLFMVPFVALGMLAGLYSSSATSALLIPIVLWSVMVFILPLLGTAAHPVSLLNPVAAPPAAQTGFFAFTSSLLGPLSVGEQFKHVSALILTDPQATGTMTGGFLTISAFAVVACIAVALTRRDRMRSELHD from the coding sequence ATGAACCGATGGACCGCCGTCATCGGCCAGGAGCTCCTCTGCACTGCGCGTGAGCGGCTCCCTCAGTTGTTGCTGGCGGTCTTCGTAGGAATGATTGCCGCGTCGGCGTTCATCGGATCCTCGGCGCGGGCGAGCGTGACGGGGGTCTACCGTGAGGTGCTCAGCCAGGGCCTGACCACGGCACCGAACCCCTTTGATACGTTCTCGCCACTGTATTACGCACGCAATACGGTGATCTATATTGTGCTCATCGGGGCACTGCTGGCCATTGTCATCGGCGCCCGCTCCACTTTGAGGGACAGGCAGGCCAGAACAACAGATCTAATACTCTCCCGGGATGTCCACACCTCCTCCTATTTGGGAGCGAAACTCACTGGTTTGGCCTTATTCGTTCTGCTGTTGCTGGCGGCCGCGACAGTGATTAACATCGGATGCGTCAGCGTCGTCACTGGCCATATTCTTTCCCTAAGTGACGGCGCACGGATCGCTGGCCTGTACGTCCTGGCGTGGTTGTTCATGGTCCCGTTCGTGGCACTGGGCATGCTCGCCGGCCTCTACTCTTCCTCGGCCACGTCGGCACTGCTCATCCCGATCGTGCTCTGGAGCGTGATGGTTTTCATCCTGCCGCTGTTGGGGACCGCGGCCCATCCTGTCTCCCTGCTCAACCCCGTCGCCGCGCCGCCAGCAGCCCAGACCGGATTCTTCGCCTTCACGAGCAGCCTGCTTGGCCCGCTGTCTGTGGGCGAGCAATTCAAGCACGTCAGTGCACTGATCCTCACAGACCCGCAGGCCACCGGCACCATGACCGGTGGCTTCCTGACCATCAGTGCCTTCGCCGTGGTCGCCTGTATCGCCGTCGCCTTGACCCGGCGGGACCGGATGAGGAGCGAACTCCATGACTGA
- a CDS encoding ABC transporter ATP-binding protein: MSNDAIATTGLAKRYGAQQALNELTLSVPVGEIFGLLGHNGAGKTTIVNILTTLLEPTSGTALIGGHDIRSAANQVRRTIGYLPENVQFYDNLTLGENLKFFARLSGIRTPGTRIREVLGFLDFAGHEGQRMSTFSKGMRQRAGIAQAILHQPSVLFLDEPTSGLDPQGVAKLREIIISLNTELGMTIFMNTHLLAEVTKTCTSIGILSSGTLIYQDSVAATLESFPGQDSLEDIYLHIEAGHRP; encoded by the coding sequence ATGAGCAATGATGCGATTGCGACAACGGGCTTGGCCAAGCGGTACGGTGCCCAGCAGGCACTGAACGAGCTGACCCTGTCAGTGCCCGTCGGCGAGATTTTTGGCCTGCTGGGCCACAACGGGGCGGGAAAAACAACAATAGTCAATATCCTGACCACACTGTTGGAACCCACCTCGGGAACGGCCCTGATCGGTGGCCATGACATCAGGTCGGCAGCCAACCAGGTGCGCCGCACCATCGGGTACCTGCCCGAGAACGTCCAGTTCTATGACAATCTCACGTTGGGTGAAAACCTGAAGTTCTTCGCCCGCCTCTCAGGCATCCGCACTCCAGGGACGCGGATCCGGGAGGTACTCGGCTTTCTGGACTTTGCCGGCCATGAGGGCCAGCGGATGAGCACCTTCAGCAAAGGCATGCGTCAACGCGCGGGCATCGCCCAAGCCATCCTCCACCAACCCTCCGTGCTGTTCCTGGACGAACCGACCTCCGGGCTGGATCCACAGGGCGTAGCAAAACTGCGTGAGATCATCATTTCCCTGAACACCGAGCTCGGCATGACAATTTTCATGAACACCCATCTGCTCGCGGAAGTGACTAAGACGTGCACCAGCATCGGTATTCTCAGCTCCGGTACCCTGATCTACCAGGACTCCGTTGCCGCCACCCTCGAGTCCTTCCCTGGCCAGGACTCGTTGGAGGATATCTATCTACACATTGAAGCCGGTCACCGGCCATGA
- a CDS encoding ABC transporter permease, with protein MTEVLVLARKELTDLRRNRFMLVLFIFLAVAVVLSVVVAAADFRLTIADYNHYVDALTAAGSAATAPAPQLFPLQMLRGGVEYLEIIGSLFAVVLGYSIITKERGRGTLHLIFSRPLGRYAFAGGKILSLALLWAVTVTGLFLVVTVTLLLVGNAPLQGSDYLRLALADAHTIGYLIMWSLLAMALASLTRRTGTGLILALVLWLIIVLIIPQIGDTMDPDNQIPGGLFASLQVDKSHEQSVMAHFTGYETTRDLIEQTSVTKHYERATFAYLGIKIDYNQQPLGFIWAGTFNNTLWLLAGLVISVSAALLTGTKKTILRKVP; from the coding sequence ATGACTGAAGTACTGGTCCTAGCCCGCAAAGAACTCACTGATCTGCGCCGCAACCGGTTCATGCTCGTGCTGTTCATTTTCCTGGCCGTCGCCGTCGTCTTGTCCGTGGTCGTGGCCGCTGCGGATTTCCGGCTCACGATCGCCGACTACAACCACTACGTCGATGCCCTGACAGCGGCAGGAAGTGCCGCCACAGCCCCGGCCCCGCAACTCTTTCCCCTACAAATGCTCCGAGGCGGGGTCGAGTACCTGGAAATCATCGGGAGCCTGTTCGCCGTCGTCCTGGGCTATTCGATCATCACCAAGGAAAGAGGTCGGGGCACGCTTCATCTGATCTTTAGCCGACCCCTAGGACGGTATGCCTTCGCGGGAGGAAAAATCCTCTCGCTGGCCCTGCTCTGGGCAGTTACCGTGACTGGCCTGTTCCTCGTTGTCACCGTCACCTTGCTGCTGGTGGGAAACGCGCCCCTTCAAGGCAGCGACTACCTCCGCCTTGCTTTGGCGGATGCCCACACCATCGGCTACCTCATCATGTGGTCACTGCTGGCCATGGCCCTGGCATCGTTGACCCGGCGCACCGGCACCGGATTGATCTTGGCCTTGGTTCTGTGGCTCATCATTGTCCTGATCATCCCCCAAATCGGGGACACCATGGACCCTGACAACCAGATTCCCGGCGGCCTGTTCGCAAGCCTGCAAGTCGATAAATCCCATGAACAATCCGTCATGGCCCACTTCACCGGCTACGAAACGACCCGGGACCTCATCGAACAAACCTCGGTAACCAAACACTACGAACGCGCCACCTTCGCCTACCTGGGCATCAAGATCGACTACAACCAACAACCCCTGGGATTTATCTGGGCCGGCACCTTCAACAACACCCTTTGGCTTCTGGCCGGGCTGGTCATATCCGTCAGCG
- a CDS encoding alpha/beta hydrolase, with amino-acid sequence MDIISTIDLISGPFPVLLAVVACASGAWLMLRRRRGWILSVGSAVVLAAALAWAINWYVVHIAGLSAYDLPLEVIAWIGVALFAVLLMVLNLVRSRRWRKALAPVAMALVVVAVAAQINLYYGAYRTIGDVTGASTANIAPLVRPGPKTSSGHSLIVATTGPVVNHWVKPAGLAGTGTVNSAQIPGHVSGFTGRTAYVYLPPAYQATNPPLLPVLVLIPGQPGSPADWLKAGQLQQVMDAFATSHQGLAPVVVIPDVNGSASGNTMCMDSRIAKADTYLAVDVPAWIKSTLNVDPNPQYWAIAGFSFGGTCALQMATLHPKTYPSAIDLSGEAEPALSADRNATINTAFGGDTAAFNAVTPLAVMAKSRYTDSWMFLAAGAQDGRFTGYMHQISAAARAAGITVMTYSVPGAGHSWEVPVNAMNPALTWLAPRLGLAP; translated from the coding sequence ATGGATATCATTTCCACTATTGATCTGATCTCCGGCCCGTTTCCGGTCTTGCTGGCTGTTGTGGCGTGTGCATCAGGGGCGTGGCTGATGCTGCGCCGTCGCCGCGGATGGATCCTCAGCGTAGGGTCCGCTGTAGTTCTGGCCGCCGCACTGGCTTGGGCCATCAACTGGTACGTGGTCCATATAGCCGGGCTGAGCGCCTATGACCTGCCCCTTGAGGTGATCGCTTGGATTGGTGTCGCACTCTTCGCCGTGCTCCTCATGGTGCTTAACCTCGTCCGCAGTCGCCGATGGCGCAAGGCCTTGGCCCCGGTAGCCATGGCTCTGGTGGTTGTTGCCGTCGCCGCGCAAATCAACCTCTACTATGGCGCGTACCGCACCATCGGTGATGTCACAGGCGCCAGCACAGCGAACATCGCACCCTTGGTACGACCCGGGCCCAAGACATCATCAGGGCATAGCCTCATCGTTGCGACCACTGGCCCGGTGGTGAACCATTGGGTGAAACCGGCTGGGCTGGCAGGAACCGGCACGGTGAACTCGGCGCAGATCCCGGGCCACGTCTCCGGCTTTACCGGCCGGACCGCCTACGTCTATCTGCCTCCGGCCTACCAAGCCACGAATCCACCGCTGCTGCCGGTGTTGGTCCTCATCCCGGGACAACCCGGGTCCCCGGCCGACTGGCTCAAGGCCGGCCAATTGCAGCAGGTCATGGACGCTTTCGCCACCTCTCACCAAGGACTGGCCCCGGTCGTCGTGATTCCAGATGTAAACGGATCCGCCTCCGGGAACACCATGTGCATGGACTCGCGGATCGCCAAGGCGGACACCTACCTCGCCGTGGATGTCCCTGCCTGGATCAAAAGCACACTCAACGTTGATCCGAACCCGCAGTACTGGGCCATCGCCGGATTCTCCTTTGGTGGCACCTGCGCGCTGCAAATGGCCACCCTGCACCCGAAAACATACCCCTCCGCCATTGATCTCAGCGGTGAGGCAGAACCGGCACTCTCAGCCGACCGGAACGCGACCATCAACACGGCATTCGGCGGCGACACGGCAGCGTTCAACGCCGTCACCCCCCTGGCGGTGATGGCAAAAAGCAGGTACACGGATAGCTGGATGTTCCTCGCTGCAGGTGCGCAGGATGGTCGCTTCACCGGTTACATGCATCAGATTTCCGCAGCAGCCCGGGCGGCAGGGATAACTGTCATGACGTACAGCGTGCCAGGCGCTGGCCACTCATGGGAGGTGCCAGTGAATGCCATGAACCCGGCGCTAACCTGGCTGGCACCCCGGCTCGGACTGGCCCCATAA